A single region of the Pseudorhodoplanes sp. genome encodes:
- a CDS encoding response regulator — MTQKRVLVVEDEALIRMLAVDMLLDMDIAADEVGTAREALDHLRGNASDYALVFMDIGLPDLRGDDLIRDIRQMHPDLPLLVVSGEDQIELRTRLGSFSPIAFLGKPYDTDQLGQALKALGV, encoded by the coding sequence GTGACTCAGAAACGTGTGCTTGTGGTCGAGGACGAGGCGTTGATCCGCATGCTCGCCGTCGACATGTTGCTCGATATGGACATCGCCGCGGATGAGGTCGGTACGGCGCGCGAAGCCTTGGACCATCTGCGCGGCAACGCATCAGACTATGCTCTCGTCTTCATGGATATCGGGTTGCCGGATTTGCGCGGCGACGATCTGATCCGCGACATCCGGCAAATGCATCCCGATTTGCCCCTGCTGGTGGTAAGCGGCGAAGATCAGATCGAATTGAGGACACGCCTGGGTTCGTTTTCGCCCATTGCGTTCCTTGGAAAGCCTTACGACACCGACCAACTCGGCCAGGCGCTGAAGGCGCTGGGCGTCTGA
- a CDS encoding tripartite tricarboxylate transporter substrate-binding protein has product MKRTLFGAALASFVFAGAAQAQDYPSRPVTMIIPFAAGGPTDVLGRVVGARMGEILGQQVVIENVGGAGGQTGSKRVADAKPDGYTFVLGTVGTHAQGQTLYKRPLYNSLTDFTPVALLAEVPIALIARKDFPANNLKDFVAYTKANKDKMTFGSAGAGSATHLGCVVANMAMGADVTHVPYRGTGPAMQDLQGGRIDYLCEIISTAKPQIDGGSVKAIAIMTKERSPALPNLPTAAEQGTPMEAYTWNAIFLPKGAPADVVKKLADAASQAVDTPAVKERLAGLGATVVSKDRRTPEYLGKFVKSEIEKWAAPIKQSGASVD; this is encoded by the coding sequence ATGAAGAGGACATTGTTTGGCGCAGCTTTGGCTTCGTTCGTGTTTGCAGGCGCGGCACAGGCCCAGGATTACCCGAGCCGGCCGGTCACGATGATTATCCCCTTCGCCGCGGGTGGCCCGACTGACGTTCTGGGCCGCGTGGTCGGCGCGCGCATGGGCGAAATTCTCGGACAGCAGGTGGTCATCGAGAATGTCGGCGGCGCCGGCGGCCAGACCGGCTCCAAGCGTGTCGCGGATGCCAAACCGGACGGCTACACATTCGTACTCGGCACGGTCGGTACTCATGCGCAGGGCCAAACGCTCTACAAGAGGCCGCTCTACAATTCATTGACCGACTTCACGCCGGTGGCGCTGCTCGCCGAGGTGCCGATTGCGTTGATTGCGCGCAAGGATTTCCCGGCAAACAATCTCAAGGACTTCGTCGCTTACACCAAGGCCAACAAGGACAAGATGACTTTCGGGTCCGCCGGCGCGGGCTCAGCGACGCATCTTGGTTGCGTGGTTGCCAACATGGCGATGGGAGCTGATGTTACGCATGTGCCTTATCGTGGCACCGGGCCGGCGATGCAGGATCTGCAGGGCGGGCGCATCGACTATCTGTGCGAGATCATCTCGACAGCGAAGCCGCAGATCGACGGCGGATCGGTGAAGGCGATTGCGATCATGACCAAGGAGCGTTCACCGGCGCTGCCAAATCTTCCAACGGCCGCTGAACAGGGAACGCCGATGGAGGCCTATACCTGGAATGCCATCTTCCTGCCGAAGGGCGCACCGGCCGATGTCGTGAAGAAACTGGCTGATGCCGCCTCGCAGGCGGTCGACACGCCTGCGGTGAAAGAACGGCTCGCCGGTCTCGGTGCGACGGTAGTGAGCAAGGATCGCCGGACGCCGGAATATCTCGGCAAGTTCGTGAAGAGCGAAATCGAGAAATGGGCAGCGCCAATCAAGCAAAGCGGCGCGTCTGTCGACTGA
- a CDS encoding aspartate dehydrogenase — translation MAVLRVAIAGLGAIGRTLARKLNDGIPGLQLACIAARDKAKAEAWLKSENIACPVVTFEAFPKHADLVVECAPAAVLDQICRPMLAAGKSVMVLSVGALLPRPELTELARAKGGRIIVPTGALIGLDAVAAAAEGKIDSVRMTTRKPPVGLKGAPYLERHNISIDGLTEAKRVFSGTAREAAEGFPANLNVVAALSLAGIGPDRTMIDIWADPAVTRNCHTIEVVADSANFSMSIENVPSDNPKTGRIVALSVLATLRKMYAPLCVGT, via the coding sequence ATGGCAGTTCTTCGCGTCGCAATTGCCGGTCTCGGCGCCATCGGCCGTACACTCGCGCGCAAGCTCAACGATGGTATTCCGGGGCTGCAGCTCGCCTGCATCGCCGCCCGCGACAAGGCCAAAGCCGAAGCCTGGCTCAAGTCGGAAAATATCGCTTGCCCGGTCGTGACCTTCGAGGCGTTTCCGAAACATGCCGACCTCGTTGTGGAATGCGCGCCGGCCGCCGTACTCGATCAGATTTGCCGCCCGATGCTCGCGGCCGGCAAATCGGTGATGGTGCTGAGCGTCGGCGCGTTGCTTCCGCGTCCCGAGCTCACTGAACTCGCCAGGGCGAAAGGCGGGCGCATCATTGTGCCGACCGGTGCGCTCATCGGCCTCGATGCGGTCGCCGCCGCCGCAGAGGGCAAGATCGACTCCGTGCGCATGACGACACGCAAGCCACCTGTGGGACTGAAAGGCGCGCCCTATCTCGAACGCCACAACATTTCAATCGATGGCCTGACCGAGGCCAAACGCGTCTTCAGCGGCACTGCGCGCGAAGCTGCAGAAGGCTTTCCGGCCAATCTGAACGTTGTCGCCGCCTTGTCCCTGGCCGGCATCGGTCCTGACCGGACCATGATCGACATCTGGGCGGATCCGGCGGTCACCCGCAATTGCCACACGATCGAGGTGGTTGCGGATTCGGCGAATTTCAGCATGTCGATCGAGAATGTGCCATCCGACAATCCGAAGACCGGCCGAATCGTCGCACTGTCGGTGCTTGCGACATTGCGAAAAATGTACGCGCCGCTATGTGTCGGCACCTGA
- the murI gene encoding glutamate racemase, with the protein MTSAPVILVFDSGLGGLTVYREVAAARPDAQFVYAADDAAFPYGRFGERELTERVLTVMARLIEQHAPTLIVIACNTASTLVLAELRKNFPVPFVGTVPAIKPACTASQTKLVSVLGTEGTVAREYTRTLIRDFAQGCEVTLVGSKNLAMLAEAHLRGELVGEAAIAGELAPCFVEKNGVRTDTVVLACTHYPLLLERLQVLAPWPVTFVDPAPAIARRVIDLIGPARGANSGTARHYFTSGRPPAGPLAAALAGFGLTEGVLAVPARFDTSRFSS; encoded by the coding sequence ATGACATCCGCGCCCGTCATTCTTGTTTTCGATTCCGGTCTTGGCGGGCTCACCGTTTATCGTGAGGTGGCGGCGGCGCGGCCCGATGCACAGTTTGTCTATGCCGCCGACGATGCCGCTTTCCCCTATGGCCGCTTCGGCGAGCGCGAACTGACCGAGCGGGTTTTGACGGTAATGGCGCGCCTGATTGAGCAGCATGCGCCGACGCTTATTGTAATCGCCTGCAACACCGCCTCCACACTGGTTCTTGCCGAACTGCGCAAGAATTTCCCGGTGCCGTTCGTCGGCACGGTGCCTGCGATCAAACCAGCCTGCACCGCTTCCCAGACGAAGCTCGTGTCGGTACTCGGCACCGAAGGCACCGTGGCGCGCGAATATACCCGCACCCTTATCCGCGACTTCGCGCAGGGCTGCGAGGTGACCCTGGTCGGATCAAAGAACCTCGCGATGCTGGCGGAAGCACATTTGCGTGGAGAACTTGTCGGCGAGGCCGCCATCGCCGGCGAATTGGCGCCCTGCTTCGTGGAGAAAAACGGCGTGCGCACCGACACTGTTGTGCTCGCCTGCACACATTATCCCCTGTTGCTGGAACGCCTGCAGGTGCTTGCCCCCTGGCCGGTGACTTTTGTCGATCCGGCCCCAGCCATTGCCCGGCGGGTCATTGACCTGATCGGCCCGGCTCGAGGCGCAAATTCCGGCACAGCCCGCCACTATTTCACGTCCGGCCGGCCCCCCGCGGGGCCGCTGGCCGCGGCCCTGGCCGGATTTGGCCTGACGGAAGGGGTCCTCGCGGTGCCTGCGAGGTTTGACACGTCCCGCTTTTCCTCCTAG
- the rpsD gene encoding 30S ribosomal protein S4 — MSKRSSAKYKLDRRMGENIWGRPKSPVNRREYGPGQHGQRRKGKLSDYGVQLRAKQKLKGYYGDISEKQFQAVYKEAIRMKGDSGANLIGLLERRLDAVVYRAKFVPTIFAARQFVNHGHVKVNGRRVNIPSYKVKVGDVIEVKDASKQLALVLEAAALAERDVPDYIEIDHGKLTAKMTRIPSPAEVPYPVMMEPHLVVEFYSR, encoded by the coding sequence ATGTCAAAGCGCTCGTCTGCCAAGTACAAACTCGACCGCCGCATGGGCGAGAACATCTGGGGCCGCCCGAAAAGCCCCGTGAACCGTCGTGAATACGGCCCTGGCCAGCACGGCCAGCGCCGCAAGGGCAAGCTCTCCGACTACGGCGTGCAATTGCGCGCGAAGCAGAAGCTGAAGGGCTATTACGGCGATATCTCCGAGAAGCAATTCCAGGCGGTTTATAAGGAAGCCATCCGCATGAAGGGTGACTCCGGCGCCAACCTGATCGGCCTTTTGGAGCGCCGTCTGGACGCTGTCGTTTATCGCGCCAAGTTCGTTCCGACGATCTTCGCCGCCCGCCAGTTCGTGAATCACGGCCACGTCAAGGTGAATGGACGCCGCGTCAACATCCCGAGCTACAAAGTAAAGGTTGGCGATGTCATCGAGGTGAAGGACGCCTCCAAGCAGCTTGCTCTGGTGCTAGAAGCCGCCGCCCTCGCCGAGCGCGACGTGCCGGATTACATCGAAATTGATCACGGCAAGCTGACCGCCAAGATGACCCGCATCCCGTCTCCGGCTGAAGTGCCCTACCCGGTCATGATGGAGCCGCATCTCGTGGTCGAGTTCTATTCGCGCTAA
- the grxD gene encoding Grx4 family monothiol glutaredoxin gives MSINQFIDNEVKSNDVVLFMKGTPQFPQCGFSGQLVQILDYLGVPYKGINVLESGELREGIKAYTQWPTIPQLYVKGEFVGGCDIVREMFQAGELQSLLKEKGLTVQGQAIA, from the coding sequence ATGAGCATCAACCAGTTCATCGACAATGAAGTGAAGAGCAACGACGTGGTGCTGTTCATGAAGGGCACGCCGCAATTCCCGCAATGCGGCTTCTCCGGCCAGCTTGTGCAGATCCTGGATTACCTCGGCGTCCCCTATAAGGGCATCAATGTGCTTGAATCCGGCGAACTGCGCGAAGGCATCAAGGCCTACACCCAGTGGCCGACCATCCCGCAGCTTTACGTGAAGGGCGAATTCGTCGGCGGCTGCGACATCGTGCGTGAGATGTTCCAGGCCGGCGAATTGCAGTCGCTGCTGAAGGAAAAAGGCTTGACCGTGCAGGGTCAGGCGATCGCCTAA
- a CDS encoding BolA family transcriptional regulator, whose amino-acid sequence MPMDANEIERLIRSAIPDAQVTIRDLAGDGDHYAATVIAESFRGKSRVQQHQLVYRALKDQMGGVLHALALQTGVPEG is encoded by the coding sequence ATGCCAATGGATGCCAACGAAATCGAGCGGCTGATCCGGAGCGCCATTCCCGACGCCCAGGTCACCATCCGTGATCTCGCCGGGGACGGCGACCATTATGCCGCCACGGTCATCGCCGAAAGCTTTCGCGGAAAGTCACGGGTGCAGCAGCATCAGCTTGTGTACCGGGCCCTGAAGGACCAGATGGGGGGCGTGTTGCACGCCCTTGCGCTGCAGACCGGTGTGCCGGAAGGCTAA